A stretch of Sinimarinibacterium sp. NLF-5-8 DNA encodes these proteins:
- the rnr gene encoding ribonuclease R, with product MKNKKLPSWQDRDPDYQNQLSRYEEPIPSRTLIRQTLSGEEGPMTLDALISSFGLRRLSQQEGLTHRLRAMVRDGELMQNRRGAYGCVTELNLVAGSVQAHRDGFGFLIPDAGGSDVFLAPRQMRALMNGDRVLVRVVGRDFKGRPEGAVVEVLERVSRSVVGRLHVDQGVAYVIPDNPRVQHELLIPPESLQGAQHGQMVVAEIVTPPGRRTLPVGLIQEVLGEYMAPGMEIDAAIRAHSLPSEWPEDVLAQVAGFADEVSEQDCQGRVDLRDLPLMTIDGVDARDFDDAVYCRAHRTTFIGGGGWTLWVAIADVSAYVTPDSALDREAMRRGTSVYFPQQVIPMLPEKLSNGLCSLNPDVDRLALVCEMRVLPDGEIKRARFYPAVMRSKARLTYDEVAAIMAAPQGEAAQKRGAEVVSHLRVLEKAYQALLAARARRGAIDFETTETRIEFSGDRKIERIVPVPRNEAHRLIEECMVAANVQAAQFVARHQLPSLYRVHESPDVLKLQNLRQFLALHSLQLGGADKTTAADFAQTLAQIHARADGALLQTVMLRTMMQARYSPDNIGHFGLALEQYAHFTSPIRRYPDLLLHRAIKHALQRRKPGTFLYDHDAMEALGAHCSMTERRADEATRDVTTWLKCEYMRHRVGETFQGIVSSVTAFGLFVEIQGYYVEGLVHVSSLHNDYYEYEPIAQRLVGRRSAMAYGLGKAVQVRLMRVNLDERKIDLELLPPQTQKDQKASAHSSPIQALDRQSAPSSSKRSPKRKKHE from the coding sequence ATGAAAAACAAAAAGTTGCCAAGTTGGCAAGATCGGGATCCGGATTATCAGAACCAGCTCAGCCGCTATGAGGAGCCGATTCCCAGCCGCACATTGATTCGTCAGACGTTATCGGGCGAGGAAGGGCCGATGACGCTGGATGCCTTGATCAGCAGTTTTGGGTTGCGGCGGCTTTCGCAGCAAGAAGGACTGACGCACCGCTTGCGGGCGATGGTGCGTGACGGCGAATTGATGCAGAACCGGCGTGGTGCGTATGGCTGTGTGACCGAACTCAATCTGGTCGCCGGCAGTGTTCAGGCGCATCGTGATGGGTTTGGTTTTTTGATCCCCGATGCGGGTGGATCGGATGTTTTTCTGGCACCCCGGCAGATGCGCGCGCTGATGAATGGCGATCGGGTATTGGTGCGCGTCGTTGGGCGTGACTTCAAGGGGCGCCCGGAAGGTGCGGTGGTTGAGGTGCTGGAGCGTGTCAGCCGCAGCGTGGTGGGGCGGTTGCATGTGGATCAGGGGGTTGCGTATGTCATTCCCGATAATCCGCGTGTGCAACATGAGTTATTGATTCCGCCGGAGTCGCTGCAGGGCGCGCAACATGGGCAAATGGTGGTGGCAGAGATTGTGACGCCACCGGGCAGACGGACGTTGCCGGTGGGGTTGATTCAGGAGGTTCTGGGCGAATACATGGCGCCGGGGATGGAGATCGATGCGGCGATTCGCGCGCACAGCCTGCCATCGGAGTGGCCGGAGGATGTGCTGGCGCAGGTCGCCGGGTTTGCGGATGAAGTCAGCGAACAGGATTGCCAGGGGCGGGTCGATTTGCGTGATCTGCCGTTGATGACGATCGACGGCGTGGATGCGCGCGATTTTGACGATGCCGTGTACTGCCGGGCGCACCGAACCACGTTCATCGGGGGTGGCGGGTGGACGTTATGGGTGGCCATTGCAGATGTTTCGGCCTATGTCACCCCGGACTCTGCATTGGATCGGGAGGCGATGCGGCGCGGAACATCGGTCTATTTTCCGCAGCAGGTGATCCCGATGTTGCCGGAGAAGTTGTCCAACGGCCTGTGCTCGCTGAATCCGGATGTGGATCGGCTGGCCTTGGTTTGCGAGATGCGGGTGCTGCCCGATGGCGAAATCAAGCGCGCGCGCTTCTATCCGGCAGTGATGCGTTCCAAGGCGCGGCTGACCTACGATGAAGTGGCCGCGATCATGGCGGCGCCACAAGGGGAAGCGGCGCAGAAGCGTGGTGCCGAGGTGGTGTCGCATCTGCGGGTGCTGGAAAAGGCATATCAAGCATTGCTGGCCGCGCGCGCGCGGCGCGGGGCAATCGATTTTGAAACCACCGAAACCCGGATTGAGTTCTCCGGGGATCGCAAGATCGAGCGGATCGTGCCGGTGCCTCGCAATGAGGCGCATCGCTTGATCGAGGAGTGCATGGTGGCCGCCAACGTGCAGGCGGCACAGTTTGTGGCGCGACATCAGCTGCCCAGTCTGTATCGCGTGCATGAATCACCGGATGTTCTGAAGCTGCAGAACCTGCGCCAGTTTCTGGCGCTGCACAGTTTGCAACTGGGCGGAGCGGACAAGACAACGGCGGCCGACTTTGCGCAAACCCTGGCGCAGATCCATGCGCGCGCGGATGGTGCGTTGCTGCAAACGGTGATGCTGCGCACGATGATGCAGGCTCGTTACAGCCCCGACAACATCGGCCACTTTGGCCTGGCATTGGAACAGTACGCCCACTTTACTTCGCCGATCAGACGCTACCCCGATCTGCTTTTGCATCGCGCAATCAAGCACGCTTTGCAACGCCGTAAACCGGGGACATTTCTCTATGATCATGACGCGATGGAGGCGCTGGGCGCGCACTGCTCGATGACCGAGCGCAGAGCCGATGAGGCGACTCGTGACGTCACCACGTGGCTCAAGTGTGAATACATGCGTCACCGTGTTGGTGAAACCTTTCAGGGCATTGTCAGCAGTGTGACGGCCTTTGGCCTGTTTGTTGAAATACAGGGTTATTACGTCGAAGGGCTGGTGCATGTGTCGTCGTTACATAACGATTACTACGAATATGAGCCGATTGCTCAGCGTCTGGTCGGACGCCGCAGCGCAATGGCCTATGGACTTGGCAAGGCGGTGCAGGTGCGGTTGATGCGGGTCAATCTGGATGAGCGTAAAATTGACCTTGAACTGCTGCCACCGCAAACCCAAAAAGATCAAAAAGCGTCGGCACATTCATCCCCAATTCAGGCGTTGGATCGACAATCCGCGCCATCTTCTTCAAAACGGTCTCCCAAAAGGAAAAAACATGAGTAA
- a CDS encoding response regulator transcription factor — protein sequence MTVIERVLVVEDIPEVCAWLAHSITSCFDPRHITTADSHARAATALATEAFDLALFDLGLPDGDGTTLIPLFKQHNPNRTCIITTIFDDDRHLFDALRAGADGYLLKGSPHGEFTDQLRSILEGRPPLSASIARRLLQQFQPRITALDELTPRETDLLKLIASGLSVRSAATKLGISAHTASGYLKVIYQKLQVHNRAEATLKAVNLGLVG from the coding sequence ATGACCGTCATCGAACGGGTTTTGGTGGTTGAAGATATCCCTGAAGTTTGCGCATGGCTGGCTCACAGCATCACAAGCTGTTTTGACCCGCGTCACATCACCACAGCAGACAGCCACGCGCGCGCAGCCACAGCGCTGGCCACCGAAGCGTTTGATCTTGCGTTGTTCGATCTTGGCCTGCCGGATGGCGATGGCACGACTCTCATCCCATTATTCAAGCAACACAACCCCAACCGCACCTGCATCATCACCACCATTTTTGACGATGACCGCCACCTGTTCGACGCCCTGCGCGCCGGCGCCGACGGCTATCTGCTCAAAGGCAGCCCACACGGTGAGTTCACCGATCAACTCCGCAGCATCCTCGAAGGACGCCCGCCGCTGTCGGCGTCGATTGCCCGTCGGTTGTTGCAGCAGTTCCAGCCACGCATCACCGCACTTGATGAGCTGACCCCGCGTGAAACCGACCTGCTCAAACTCATTGCCAGTGGCCTGAGCGTGCGCAGCGCAGCAACCAAACTCGGGATTTCTGCACACACCGCCTCCGGTTATCTGAAAGTGATCTACCAGAAACTCCAGGTTCACAATCGCGCAGAAGCCACACTCAAGGCCGTCAACCTGGGACTGGTCGGCTAA
- a CDS encoding ATP-binding protein produces MAGLGQWQHAPVGRLLLIAVIALIAATTVIWISIDRHYYGLSWAPGENDTVWLTRAPIDVPVPLPARVLGIQTDDRPITLTALDLIEEADVLDDAGALQRFLAQQEQLARQMARAHLTLLIADDQTPTREHAIVLTAQPSRPLGSLPLPFWIQLISGIGGFVIGGWILALRPTDAAARYFMLTGTGLLAASFAAAIYSTRELALPAALFRSLMIINLSGSAIFAFALAGLYLHFPQPLLSTPWRTLFAASFPLWIAAWVIGFAAGQPWIAYTSVLAASGLIVVLMAAQWRINRGKPQAIAALRWLGIASLVTIGAFVLLAALPAVYGTPPLLSQGTSFGFFLVLYVALAIGLRRHRLFELDRWAFRVLLWALAGLSLIIVDIALLTGLQWGFEPSLLISLLICAFAYLPLRNWLSARLISSPQPRIGTLFSDIIAIGLAPTASDYQKRWHQLLQRIFNPTQITPAADANTPEQIELEANGLHLRLPALPQVPACTLALADQGRRLFTPADAALSSELIRMLRYVQTNRDAWQRGAEEERARVAQDLHDDLGSRLLTGLYQRDLSQVHDTLGLAINDMRTIVRGLSGQALPLPQLLSELRHECISRARTAGLDVNWPDPEDPAADTITLEYRSYRHLLCIVRELFSNLIRHSGARHITITAHINASQQLCIDFKDDGTGFDGDGHRDGGHGLANINKRIDALCATLDYHAQPKGTLCALRIPLRNL; encoded by the coding sequence ATGGCGGGGCTTGGACAATGGCAACACGCGCCGGTGGGTCGGCTACTCCTGATCGCGGTCATCGCATTGATTGCCGCAACAACCGTGATATGGATCAGCATTGATCGACACTATTACGGTCTGTCATGGGCGCCCGGTGAAAACGACACCGTATGGCTGACTCGCGCGCCGATCGATGTGCCCGTCCCTTTGCCTGCGCGCGTGCTCGGCATTCAAACCGATGACCGCCCCATTACGCTGACTGCACTCGATCTGATCGAAGAAGCCGACGTTCTCGATGATGCCGGCGCGCTGCAACGGTTCCTCGCCCAGCAAGAGCAGCTCGCAAGACAAATGGCGCGCGCGCACCTGACCTTGCTGATTGCCGACGATCAAACCCCCACCCGCGAACACGCCATCGTCCTGACCGCACAGCCCAGCCGCCCCCTCGGCAGCCTGCCACTGCCCTTCTGGATTCAGCTCATTTCCGGAATCGGGGGGTTTGTCATCGGCGGCTGGATTCTGGCGCTGCGCCCGACAGACGCCGCCGCGCGCTACTTCATGCTGACCGGCACCGGACTGCTTGCCGCGAGCTTTGCCGCCGCCATTTACTCAACGCGCGAACTTGCCCTGCCCGCCGCCTTGTTCCGCAGCCTGATGATCATCAATCTCAGCGGCTCTGCCATTTTTGCATTCGCACTCGCAGGGCTTTATCTGCATTTTCCGCAACCCTTGCTGTCAACCCCGTGGCGCACCCTGTTCGCAGCCTCGTTCCCCCTGTGGATCGCCGCATGGGTGATCGGCTTCGCCGCCGGACAACCCTGGATCGCCTATACCAGTGTTCTGGCCGCCAGCGGCCTGATCGTCGTGCTGATGGCCGCACAATGGCGGATCAACCGAGGCAAACCGCAAGCCATCGCCGCATTGCGCTGGCTCGGCATCGCCTCACTGGTCACCATCGGCGCTTTTGTTCTTCTGGCCGCGCTGCCTGCTGTTTACGGCACACCGCCTCTGCTCTCACAAGGCACCAGCTTCGGCTTTTTTCTGGTGCTCTACGTCGCCCTGGCAATAGGGCTGCGGCGCCACCGCCTGTTCGAACTCGACCGCTGGGCATTTCGCGTCCTGCTGTGGGCACTGGCCGGGCTGTCCCTGATCATCGTCGACATCGCCCTGCTCACCGGATTGCAATGGGGCTTCGAACCCTCTTTGCTGATCTCCCTGTTGATCTGCGCCTTTGCTTATCTACCGCTGCGCAACTGGCTTTCTGCGCGCCTGATCAGCAGTCCCCAACCCCGGATCGGCACGTTATTCAGCGACATCATCGCCATCGGCCTTGCCCCCACTGCAAGCGATTACCAAAAACGCTGGCATCAACTTCTACAGCGGATTTTCAATCCCACACAGATTACCCCTGCCGCCGACGCCAACACCCCCGAACAAATCGAACTCGAAGCCAACGGCCTGCATCTGCGCCTGCCGGCACTACCGCAAGTTCCGGCCTGCACGCTGGCCCTTGCCGATCAAGGCCGCCGCCTGTTCACCCCGGCCGACGCTGCACTCTCCAGCGAGCTGATCCGCATGCTGCGCTACGTCCAGACCAACCGCGACGCCTGGCAACGCGGCGCAGAAGAAGAGCGCGCGCGGGTGGCGCAAGACCTGCACGACGATCTCGGCTCACGCCTGTTGACCGGCCTGTACCAACGTGACCTGTCGCAAGTGCATGACACACTGGGGCTGGCCATCAATGACATGCGCACCATCGTCCGCGGCCTGTCCGGCCAGGCGCTACCGCTGCCACAGCTGCTCTCCGAGCTGCGCCATGAATGCATCTCTCGCGCCAGAACCGCCGGACTCGACGTGAACTGGCCAGATCCCGAAGACCCGGCAGCCGACACCATCACGCTCGAATACCGCAGTTACCGGCACCTGCTCTGCATCGTCCGTGAACTGTTCAGCAACCTGATCCGTCATTCCGGCGCGCGGCACATCACCATCACCGCCCACATCAACGCAAGCCAGCAGCTGTGCATCGACTTCAAGGATGACGGCACCGGATTCGACGGCGACGGACACCGTGACGGCGGTCATGGGCTGGCCAATATCAACAAACGCATCGACGCCCTGTGCGCCACCCTGGACTATCACGCTCAACCCAAAGGCACCCTGTGCGCCCTGCGCATTCCGCTACGCAACCTGTAA
- a CDS encoding DUF1302 domain-containing protein has translation MKKTLMALAVAALGSGSSAAWAVSTQIGGLDVQLDNKLSVGAAWRLNSRDMSNVGIGNGGTAYSTNSDDGNLAFDKGDLVAAAAKITSDLTLSKGAFGVFVRGTYVYDNTLKRHDFFNPNNYYTPGAVDVGVGITDSGRPSEAPMSAFDARTKEVRDYAGSKADLLDAYFYGSFAAGTRNVAFKIGQQVLNWGESTFVLHGINSLLTYDQNKQRVPGFEIEELLLPTSMVWVSTDITRGVSVEAFYQLGWDRTEIDAAGTFWAVNDFATIGGNRANITFGLLPENFPNTSIPRAANNKPKKDGQFGGRLNFLLPVMGEMDVSLYAMNYHSRLPVISGTSKTSFAAPSTTGSYFLEYPEDIQLYGVSFNTAISGWSIQGEYSYKAHQPLQIDDVEVLLAGVGLPSQITPSMGEALGNQYIRGWRRHDVSQMDLGFTYALGPSQWFKWDQLLLLGEWGGVYVHDLPSQSELRYEGPGTFAPGDAGVAALVSASTMASLGEAGRVPQQIGGYATAASWGYKLVARAQYNNVLGMFRVEPMLKFDHDVNGTTPTPITNFVQGRRQITAAVATHYLQSWSVEVGYAHYFGAGAFNILRDRDFASLVAKYAF, from the coding sequence ATGAAAAAAACGTTAATGGCATTGGCCGTCGCAGCCTTGGGCAGCGGCAGTTCGGCGGCGTGGGCGGTGAGCACGCAAATCGGTGGGCTGGATGTGCAGCTGGATAACAAGCTCTCGGTTGGCGCGGCGTGGCGTTTGAACTCGCGCGATATGAGCAATGTGGGCATCGGCAACGGCGGCACGGCCTATTCCACCAACTCGGACGACGGCAACCTGGCTTTTGACAAGGGTGATCTGGTGGCGGCTGCGGCCAAGATCACGTCGGATTTGACCCTGTCCAAAGGCGCGTTTGGTGTGTTTGTACGCGGCACTTATGTGTACGACAACACGCTCAAGCGGCATGACTTTTTCAACCCTAACAACTATTACACCCCCGGTGCGGTCGATGTTGGCGTTGGCATAACCGATAGTGGCCGCCCATCCGAGGCGCCGATGTCCGCTTTTGACGCGCGCACCAAGGAAGTGCGCGATTACGCCGGCAGCAAGGCGGATCTGCTGGATGCTTACTTTTACGGCAGTTTTGCTGCGGGCACGCGCAATGTGGCATTCAAGATCGGCCAGCAGGTGCTGAACTGGGGCGAATCCACCTTTGTGCTGCATGGCATCAACAGTCTTTTGACTTATGACCAGAACAAGCAGCGCGTGCCGGGGTTTGAGATTGAGGAGCTGTTGTTACCCACGTCAATGGTCTGGGTTTCAACGGATATCACCCGAGGGGTTTCTGTTGAGGCGTTTTACCAGCTGGGCTGGGATCGCACCGAAATCGACGCCGCCGGTACCTTTTGGGCGGTGAACGACTTTGCCACCATCGGTGGCAACCGCGCCAACATCACGTTTGGCCTGTTGCCGGAAAACTTTCCCAACACCTCGATTCCGCGCGCGGCCAATAACAAGCCGAAAAAAGACGGGCAGTTTGGTGGGCGCCTGAACTTTTTGCTGCCGGTGATGGGGGAGATGGATGTGTCGCTGTATGCGATGAACTATCACAGCCGCTTGCCAGTGATCAGCGGCACGTCCAAGACCAGCTTTGCCGCGCCGTCCACCACGGGAAGCTACTTCCTTGAATACCCTGAAGATATCCAGCTCTACGGGGTGTCGTTCAACACGGCAATCAGCGGCTGGTCGATACAGGGTGAATACAGCTACAAGGCGCATCAGCCGTTGCAGATTGACGACGTTGAAGTGCTGCTGGCCGGCGTCGGCTTGCCTAGCCAGATCACGCCCAGCATGGGTGAGGCGCTGGGCAATCAATACATCCGCGGTTGGCGGCGGCATGACGTCAGTCAGATGGATCTGGGCTTTACCTATGCTCTGGGGCCGTCGCAGTGGTTCAAGTGGGATCAACTGCTGCTGCTCGGCGAATGGGGCGGCGTGTATGTGCACGATCTGCCGTCGCAATCGGAGCTGCGTTACGAAGGCCCCGGTACGTTTGCCCCGGGCGATGCCGGTGTTGCGGCGCTGGTATCGGCTTCAACCATGGCCTCACTCGGCGAGGCGGGACGTGTACCGCAGCAAATCGGTGGCTATGCCACTGCAGCATCGTGGGGTTACAAGCTGGTGGCGCGCGCGCAGTACAACAACGTGCTGGGCATGTTCCGGGTGGAGCCGATGCTCAAGTTCGATCATGACGTGAACGGCACCACGCCCACACCGATTACCAACTTCGTGCAAGGGCGGCGGCAGATTACCGCCGCAGTGGCAACCCACTACCTGCAGTCGTGGAGCGTGGAAGTGGGCTATGCGCATTACTTTGGCGCGGGGGCTTTCAACATCCTGCGCGATCGTGACTTTGCCAGCCTGGTGGCCAAATACGCGTTCTAG